Proteins from a genomic interval of Flammeovirgaceae bacterium SG7u.111:
- a CDS encoding extracellular solute-binding protein, with the protein MNKKFRIAVRKFDPFESAIEKIWEAYCKKTGCILTLDAVPMDLHPLYDTILKNGGLKRGDWDIALINTDWITEAVENNHIENLSPFISEKKPEGFPQGWSASLREMQKFKNNTYGLPFHDGPECLIYRKDLFESKVEKDVFLKKHGKKLQVPKTWDELKEVASFFHRPEQNLYGTTFAAYPDGHNTVFDFCLQLWTRGGELLTKNSQVVVNSVEALEGMQFYRSILQNTSAIHPLSRKFDSVKSGLAFAKGELAMMVNWFGFASMCEVLPESKVKGCVDIANVPAGANGQGVSLNAYWLYAMGTGCTQKDTAYDFMRFAVSPTNDKLMTLEGGIGCRKSTWDDADVNAEVPYYYKLEELHRNTRALPRMSNWSEIATIIDQLVLEVINTENDIKSILDSAQLQIDKI; encoded by the coding sequence ATGAATAAAAAATTCAGAATAGCTGTAAGGAAATTTGACCCTTTTGAGTCCGCTATTGAAAAAATATGGGAGGCTTATTGCAAAAAAACAGGCTGTATTCTTACGCTCGATGCCGTACCTATGGACTTACACCCGCTGTATGATACTATTTTAAAAAATGGGGGGCTAAAAAGAGGCGACTGGGACATTGCCCTTATCAACACCGACTGGATAACCGAAGCAGTCGAGAACAATCATATAGAAAACCTTTCCCCTTTTATTTCTGAAAAGAAACCAGAGGGCTTTCCACAAGGTTGGTCAGCTTCGCTCAGGGAGATGCAAAAATTTAAAAACAACACCTACGGATTGCCTTTCCACGACGGCCCTGAATGCCTGATTTACCGTAAGGACTTATTCGAATCTAAAGTTGAAAAAGACGTTTTTTTAAAAAAACATGGAAAGAAACTTCAAGTCCCCAAAACTTGGGATGAGCTAAAGGAAGTAGCCAGTTTTTTCCACCGCCCCGAACAAAACCTTTATGGGACAACCTTCGCCGCTTACCCCGACGGGCACAACACTGTTTTTGATTTTTGCCTGCAACTATGGACACGTGGAGGGGAACTTCTCACGAAAAACAGTCAGGTTGTGGTCAATTCGGTTGAAGCACTGGAAGGAATGCAGTTTTACCGCAGCATTTTGCAAAACACGAGTGCCATCCACCCTCTATCAAGGAAATTTGACTCCGTGAAATCAGGCTTAGCCTTTGCCAAAGGCGAGCTTGCCATGATGGTCAATTGGTTTGGTTTTGCCTCCATGTGCGAGGTATTGCCAGAGTCTAAGGTAAAAGGCTGTGTGGATATAGCCAATGTGCCAGCAGGAGCAAACGGACAAGGGGTTTCGCTCAATGCTTACTGGCTCTATGCAATGGGAACTGGCTGTACACAAAAAGACACAGCTTATGATTTTATGCGCTTTGCCGTAAGCCCTACCAATGACAAACTCATGACCCTAGAAGGAGGAATAGGTTGCCGAAAGTCTACCTGGGACGATGCCGATGTCAATGCTGAAGTCCCGTACTACTACAAGCTTGAAGAACTCCATAGGAATACACGAGCCCTTCCTCGCATGAGCAATTGGTCGGAAATAGCAACGATTATCGACCAATTAGTCTTGGAAGTAATCAATACAGAAAATGATATAAAAAGCATCCTAGACTCCGCTCAGCTTCAGATTGACAAAATTTAA
- a CDS encoding Gfo/Idh/MocA family oxidoreductase: MEIKYAQTLPKTKQPIVIIGAGGIVNDAHLPAYRQAGFEVFGITNRTKEKAEKLAEKFDIPRVFDSIEDAVAQAPSNAVFDLTLMPNQFVATLEKLPDSAPVLIQKPLGDYFEQTMEIIEVCRRKKLVAAVNCQLRFAPYIIAARNLINEGAIGELYDMEVRVSVYTPWEIFPNVTFHPRLEIQQHSIHHIDLVRSFLGKPGSIMAKTLRHPAKKMSSTRTNVIFDYGDAMRALVSTNHDHNFGRQHQESYVKWEGTKGAIYARMGLLMDYPEGQPDLFEYCIVEEGKTPEWKTEKIEGSWFPDAFVGTMSSLMRFVEGSADVLETSIDDVLETMLIVEAAYASSDAGGIKPDYQ, translated from the coding sequence ATGGAAATTAAATATGCCCAAACGTTACCCAAAACCAAACAGCCCATCGTCATAATTGGAGCTGGGGGAATTGTAAACGACGCCCACTTGCCCGCCTATAGGCAAGCAGGATTCGAGGTATTTGGCATTACCAACCGAACCAAGGAGAAGGCGGAAAAGCTAGCAGAAAAGTTTGATATTCCTAGGGTATTCGATTCAATAGAAGATGCAGTAGCCCAAGCTCCTTCCAATGCTGTTTTTGACCTTACCCTGATGCCCAACCAATTTGTGGCTACGCTTGAAAAACTTCCTGACAGCGCTCCTGTCCTCATCCAAAAACCATTGGGCGATTATTTTGAGCAAACCATGGAGATAATAGAGGTTTGCCGAAGGAAAAAATTGGTAGCAGCCGTGAACTGCCAACTACGATTTGCCCCCTACATCATCGCCGCCCGCAACCTTATTAATGAAGGGGCGATAGGCGAACTTTATGACATGGAGGTTCGGGTTTCGGTATATACCCCTTGGGAAATTTTCCCGAATGTGACCTTTCACCCTCGCTTAGAAATCCAACAACACAGCATCCACCACATCGATTTGGTACGTTCCTTTTTGGGCAAGCCCGGATCTATTATGGCAAAAACGTTGCGCCACCCAGCAAAAAAAATGTCATCTACCCGCACCAATGTCATTTTCGATTATGGCGATGCCATGAGGGCATTGGTCAGCACCAACCACGACCACAATTTTGGAAGGCAACACCAAGAAAGTTATGTGAAATGGGAAGGAACTAAAGGAGCAATTTATGCAAGAATGGGCTTGCTTATGGATTATCCCGAAGGCCAGCCCGACCTCTTTGAATATTGCATAGTGGAAGAAGGAAAAACCCCTGAGTGGAAAACAGAAAAAATAGAGGGTTCTTGGTTTCCCGATGCCTTTGTAGGCACTATGTCTTCCCTGATGCGCTTCGTAGAAGGCTCTGCCGATGTGTTGGAAACTTCTATAGACGACGTACTGGAAACGATGCTAATAGTAGAAGCAGCATATGCATCAAGCGATGCTGGTGGCATCAAACCCGATTACCAATAA
- a CDS encoding alcohol dehydrogenase catalytic domain-containing protein: MKASVYEGNKTFTVVEKEIEKPAKGEVRLKVAYCGVCGTDVHIYHGAMDQRVSIPQSIGHEMSGEIDAIGEGVSGFSVGDKVVVRPLDNRGEKPSDKGFSHICKDLKFIGIDSPGAMQEYWNVPVFTLHKLPQDIDMKLAALIEPLSVACHDVRMGKLIADETAVVLGGGPIGLLVAMVAKEKGGKVIISEVNETRIALAEELGFTVVNPTKIDLVEFVEKATDGALGDVVFEVAGVQPALDIMTQVAGIRGRIVMVAIHGQPKSVDLFKFFWKELKLIGARVYEGEDYEESIKLISEQNIPFEKLITQVEPLGNIQQVFETIANNPAGMKYLLDCQS; encoded by the coding sequence ATGAAAGCATCTGTTTACGAAGGAAATAAAACCTTCACTGTAGTTGAAAAAGAAATAGAAAAACCAGCAAAAGGCGAGGTAAGATTAAAAGTTGCCTACTGCGGCGTATGTGGTACCGATGTCCACATTTACCATGGTGCTATGGACCAGCGCGTGAGTATTCCCCAAAGTATAGGCCACGAAATGTCAGGTGAAATCGATGCAATAGGCGAAGGGGTCAGCGGATTTTCAGTTGGTGACAAAGTAGTGGTTCGCCCTTTGGATAACCGAGGAGAAAAACCTTCTGACAAAGGCTTTAGCCATATTTGCAAAGACTTGAAATTCATAGGCATCGACAGCCCAGGTGCTATGCAGGAATATTGGAATGTGCCAGTTTTTACACTTCATAAACTCCCGCAGGATATCGACATGAAGCTAGCAGCACTTATCGAGCCTCTTTCAGTAGCCTGCCACGATGTCCGAATGGGCAAATTAATAGCCGACGAAACTGCTGTGGTTTTGGGCGGCGGCCCTATTGGGCTGCTGGTTGCAATGGTAGCCAAAGAAAAAGGCGGAAAAGTCATTATTTCTGAGGTGAACGAAACCAGAATAGCCCTTGCCGAAGAATTAGGGTTTACCGTGGTAAACCCTACCAAAATTGACTTGGTAGAGTTTGTGGAAAAAGCGACAGACGGGGCTTTGGGCGATGTAGTTTTTGAAGTAGCCGGCGTTCAGCCCGCACTCGATATCATGACCCAAGTTGCAGGTATCAGAGGGCGTATTGTGATGGTAGCTATCCACGGTCAGCCTAAAAGCGTCGACCTGTTCAAGTTTTTCTGGAAAGAACTTAAATTGATTGGGGCAAGGGTGTACGAAGGAGAAGATTATGAAGAATCGATCAAACTGATTTCGGAACAGAATATCCCTTTCGAAAAACTCATTACTCAAGTTGAACCTTTGGGCAACATTCAGCAGGTTTTTGAAACTATCGCAAACAACCCTGCGGGCATGAAATATTTGTTAGATTGTCAATCATAA
- a CDS encoding MaoC/PaaZ C-terminal domain-containing protein — translation MHIKSQFFEDYEMGHVRKTLGRTITETDFVVHAGQTGDFFPHHMDAEWCKTQPFKERIAHGTLTFSVAIGMTATEINPEAFSKGYDRLRFIKPVHIGDTIRVEVTISAKEDSKKPELGTVVEHVEVFNQRDEIVLVCDHILLAKKKEFVS, via the coding sequence ATGCATATAAAATCACAGTTTTTTGAAGATTATGAAATGGGACATGTCCGCAAGACGCTGGGCAGAACCATTACAGAAACAGATTTTGTGGTTCACGCTGGGCAAACTGGTGATTTCTTTCCTCACCATATGGATGCCGAATGGTGCAAAACCCAACCTTTCAAAGAGCGGATTGCACACGGAACGCTGACTTTCAGTGTAGCAATAGGAATGACCGCAACCGAAATCAACCCAGAAGCATTTTCCAAAGGGTATGATAGGTTAAGGTTTATAAAGCCAGTCCATATAGGCGACACCATCCGAGTAGAAGTGACTATTTCGGCAAAAGAAGATTCTAAAAAACCAGAATTGGGAACAGTGGTGGAGCACGTGGAAGTCTTCAACCAACGAGATGAGATCGTATTGGTTTGCGATCATATTTTGTTGGCAAAAAAGAAAGAGTTTGTTTCTTAA
- a CDS encoding alpha-isopropylmalate synthase regulatory domain-containing protein encodes MNMEIMDTTLRDGEQTSGVAFTASEKLNIAKMLLQEAKVNRLEIASARISEGEFDAVKKIVSWAEDKGYLENLEVLGFVDGGKSLDWMVDAGAKVLNLLCKGSLNHLENQLRKTPEEHLADIQYCLDKAEKLGIKVNVYLEDWSNGMKNSPEYVMYMLQQLKDKNIMRFMLPDTLGVMNPYESQEYYGRVVKEFPELHFDCHAHNDYDLAVANVMAAVKAGVKGIHTTVNGLGERSGNAPLASVIAVLHDQLKIKTTVEETTLNKLSRLVEAFSGTRIPTNEPIVGEHVFTQTCGVHADGDSKGGLYVSDLTPERFGRERKYALGKTSGNASIKKNLEELGIELSKESMRKVTKRVVELGDKKEGITTDDLPYIIADVLGSEVIEDKIKVHNYYVTHVHNLKPMANLSIEIGGKIYEESSVGDGQYDAFMKALKKIYFRLEKAVPTLLDYSVTIPPGGMTNALVETVVTWKHGDREFKTRGLEPDQTSAAIKATIKMLNIIEK; translated from the coding sequence ATGAACATGGAAATAATGGACACCACGCTGAGGGATGGCGAACAGACCTCAGGAGTGGCATTCACGGCAAGTGAAAAGCTGAACATCGCAAAAATGTTGTTGCAAGAAGCAAAAGTGAACAGGTTGGAAATTGCGTCGGCCCGAATTTCGGAAGGAGAGTTTGATGCTGTGAAGAAAATTGTTTCTTGGGCTGAAGATAAAGGTTACTTGGAAAACCTAGAAGTGTTAGGCTTTGTGGATGGCGGGAAATCGCTGGACTGGATGGTTGATGCTGGCGCTAAAGTATTGAACTTGCTTTGCAAAGGCTCGCTCAACCACCTCGAAAACCAGCTAAGAAAAACCCCTGAAGAACACTTGGCCGATATCCAATATTGCCTAGATAAAGCCGAAAAGCTTGGTATCAAAGTCAACGTCTATTTGGAAGATTGGTCCAATGGAATGAAAAATTCGCCTGAATATGTAATGTACATGCTTCAGCAACTCAAGGATAAAAATATCATGAGATTCATGCTGCCCGATACGCTGGGCGTGATGAACCCTTACGAAAGCCAAGAATACTATGGCAGAGTGGTAAAAGAATTCCCTGAGCTCCACTTCGATTGCCACGCCCACAACGATTATGACTTGGCAGTAGCCAATGTAATGGCGGCGGTAAAAGCGGGTGTGAAAGGAATCCATACCACGGTAAACGGCCTGGGCGAACGCTCGGGAAATGCACCACTAGCCAGCGTAATAGCCGTTTTGCACGATCAACTTAAAATAAAAACTACGGTAGAAGAGACTACACTCAACAAACTTAGCCGTTTGGTAGAAGCTTTTTCGGGAACGCGTATCCCAACAAATGAACCTATAGTAGGAGAGCATGTTTTCACCCAAACCTGCGGAGTACATGCCGATGGCGATAGCAAAGGCGGCTTGTATGTAAGCGATCTTACTCCCGAACGCTTTGGCAGGGAAAGGAAATATGCACTGGGCAAAACCTCTGGCAACGCAAGCATCAAGAAAAACTTGGAAGAACTTGGCATCGAGCTTTCTAAGGAATCGATGAGAAAAGTGACTAAGCGAGTGGTTGAACTAGGCGATAAAAAAGAAGGGATCACCACGGATGACCTTCCTTATATTATAGCAGATGTGCTAGGTAGTGAAGTGATTGAAGACAAAATAAAAGTGCATAATTATTATGTGACGCATGTCCATAACCTGAAGCCAATGGCTAACCTGAGCATAGAGATAGGCGGGAAAATCTATGAAGAAAGCTCTGTGGGTGACGGACAGTACGATGCTTTTATGAAGGCTTTGAAAAAAATCTATTTCAGGCTGGAAAAAGCTGTGCCTACCCTACTCGACTACTCGGTAACCATCCCTCCTGGCGGCATGACCAACGCTTTGGTAGAAACAGTGGTTACGTGGAAGCATGGGGACAGAGAATTCAAAACTAGGGGCTTAGAACCTGACCAAACTTCTGCTGCTATAAAAGCAACCATTAAAATGCTGAACATCATTGAAAAGTAA
- a CDS encoding DUF1697 domain-containing protein, whose translation MNTYIALLRGINVSGKNKIKMAELKVSLQKLSLEKVTTYIQSGNIVFQSESTSLTELQALISECILKDFGLTVPTLVLESNELEQIIANNPYLKNESVDPAKVYYTFLEAAPAPGLFETIDIDAYLPEEFILSDRTIYFHCPTGYGKTKLNNNFFEKKLKVRATTRNVKTSNKLLEMASGLG comes from the coding sequence ATGAACACCTACATCGCACTTTTGAGGGGAATTAACGTAAGTGGGAAAAACAAGATTAAGATGGCTGAGCTGAAGGTTTCGCTTCAAAAGCTGTCGCTGGAAAAGGTGACCACCTACATCCAAAGTGGGAATATAGTTTTCCAATCCGAAAGTACTTCCCTTACCGAATTGCAAGCGCTTATTTCCGAATGCATTTTGAAAGATTTTGGGCTTACCGTGCCCACTTTGGTATTGGAGAGCAATGAGCTGGAACAAATCATTGCCAACAACCCCTACCTAAAAAACGAATCGGTTGACCCTGCTAAAGTTTACTACACGTTTCTGGAAGCAGCCCCTGCCCCAGGCTTGTTCGAAACAATAGACATAGATGCATATCTCCCAGAAGAGTTTATCCTTTCCGACCGAACTATTTATTTCCACTGCCCTACAGGCTATGGCAAAACCAAGCTGAACAACAACTTCTTTGAGAAAAAACTAAAGGTTAGGGCAACTACCCGCAATGTCAAAACTTCTAACAAGTTGCTTGAAATGGCTTCTGGGCTTGGTTGA
- a CDS encoding DUF3859 domain-containing protein gives MAKKKIEVNIDSYGIYTKWERGSKALPKIRKFTKEVPAVIDIEFGYILEIKRGKGKKIEFCIDHPQIPDDEGNIRPPFDDVEYVGSNDYRFFIGDTIWAPAENKVGPWRITTYVDGKLAADITFDLKLPSSPEEIPEWLR, from the coding sequence GTGGCCAAGAAAAAGATAGAAGTCAACATAGACAGTTACGGCATTTATACTAAATGGGAAAGAGGAAGCAAAGCCTTGCCAAAAATCAGGAAGTTCACCAAGGAAGTGCCTGCCGTAATTGATATCGAATTCGGGTATATTTTAGAGATAAAAAGGGGAAAAGGAAAAAAGATTGAGTTCTGTATAGATCATCCACAAATCCCCGATGACGAGGGAAATATCCGCCCACCCTTTGATGACGTAGAATATGTGGGTAGCAACGATTACCGTTTTTTTATTGGCGACACCATTTGGGCTCCTGCCGAAAACAAGGTAGGACCTTGGCGGATCACCACCTATGTAGATGGAAAACTCGCAGCAGATATCACTTTTGACCTAAAACTCCCCTCCTCGCCCGAGGAAATTCCTGAATGGTTGAGATAA
- a CDS encoding tetratricopeptide repeat protein: MKQLGLILFFFSSLGLYSFAQDLGIAGSNTSSYKKVLVLKAEERYDKAREVLDGLIASSPKKKEYYLDRASCHEQLGDWDWAVRDYNAVLRFEPTYYEALFSRAQAYFQNGDHAMAIRDLEKLLEAPRSETKMVYFKMSENGLGESYTSGVGTLSDSHAEILNFMGKVRLDINDYDGAKDAFNKAIALQSKADYYVSRGLLFERMEMEKEAKVDYRKALILQPNNKEALYNLATLAEYEGNTLDAIKMYDKIIENEYGFSEAYFNRGYSYFEAGLYKKALTDFDSALALGYNDVDVYLNRGLTYQKLKNYEQALVDYGLAIEKSPKSEKAYAKRAGLYFAMKKYQKAAEDYTTAIAYKPSEAKYFYNRGISYYNERDYDNACADLQWAISLGFEQAKAVHTKICQSD, translated from the coding sequence ATGAAACAGCTCGGGTTGATTCTATTTTTTTTCTCAAGTCTTGGGCTATATTCCTTTGCCCAAGACTTGGGCATCGCTGGTAGCAATACGAGTTCTTATAAAAAGGTACTGGTATTAAAAGCAGAGGAAAGGTATGATAAAGCTAGAGAAGTACTGGATGGACTGATAGCCTCTAGTCCAAAGAAGAAAGAATATTACCTAGATAGAGCCTCTTGTCACGAACAACTTGGTGACTGGGATTGGGCTGTGAGGGATTATAATGCGGTACTTAGGTTTGAACCCACCTACTACGAAGCCCTTTTTAGTAGGGCTCAAGCATATTTTCAAAACGGGGATCATGCCATGGCTATCAGGGATTTAGAAAAGCTATTGGAAGCTCCAAGGTCGGAGACGAAGATGGTCTATTTCAAAATGTCGGAAAATGGTTTAGGTGAAAGCTATACATCAGGGGTAGGCACTCTTTCAGATAGTCACGCTGAGATTTTGAACTTTATGGGAAAAGTAAGGCTGGATATTAATGATTATGATGGAGCAAAAGATGCCTTCAATAAAGCCATTGCTTTACAGTCCAAAGCTGATTATTATGTGAGCCGAGGCTTGTTGTTTGAGCGGATGGAAATGGAAAAGGAAGCTAAAGTCGATTATCGCAAAGCACTAATACTTCAGCCAAACAATAAGGAAGCATTGTACAATTTGGCAACATTGGCTGAGTATGAGGGAAACACGCTCGACGCTATTAAGATGTATGATAAGATCATTGAAAACGAATATGGGTTTTCAGAAGCCTATTTCAATAGGGGCTATTCTTATTTTGAAGCGGGCTTGTACAAAAAAGCACTTACCGATTTTGACTCGGCTCTGGCACTAGGCTATAACGATGTAGATGTCTACCTCAACAGGGGGCTGACCTATCAGAAGTTGAAAAACTATGAGCAAGCCTTGGTGGATTATGGTTTGGCAATTGAGAAATCGCCTAAGTCGGAGAAAGCCTACGCCAAGCGCGCTGGCCTTTATTTTGCAATGAAAAAATATCAAAAAGCTGCGGAAGATTATACCACTGCTATTGCTTACAAACCGAGTGAGGCAAAGTACTTTTATAATAGAGGTATCTCTTATTATAATGAACGGGACTATGACAATGCATGTGCTGATCTACAATGGGCAATAAGCTTGGGTTTTGAGCAAGCGAAGGCTGTTCATACTAAAATTTGTCAATCGGACTAA
- a CDS encoding SDR family oxidoreductase, with protein sequence MAYNLLKGKKGIITGALDENSIAWKLAEKAHEEGASFVLTNAPVAVRMGKINELAEKCNAAVIPADATSVEDIENLYKESVDHLGGKFDFVLHSIGMSPNVRKNRKYGNLNYEWFHKTLDISALSFHKMMQVGEQLGSFNDNASIVGLSYIAAQRTFSHYADMAQAKALLESIARSYGEKLGKAQGIRVNTISQSPTITTAGQGIKGFQEFLKFAETMSPLGNASADECADYILTLFSDLTKKVTMQNLFHDGGFSSTGFSEELFKELNIEID encoded by the coding sequence ATGGCTTACAACCTTCTCAAAGGAAAAAAAGGGATAATTACGGGAGCACTTGATGAGAACTCAATTGCTTGGAAATTGGCGGAAAAAGCTCATGAAGAAGGAGCTTCATTTGTGTTGACCAACGCTCCTGTGGCAGTTAGGATGGGTAAAATCAATGAATTGGCAGAGAAATGTAATGCTGCTGTCATTCCTGCAGATGCAACTTCAGTTGAAGATATCGAAAATCTATATAAAGAATCGGTGGATCACTTGGGTGGAAAATTCGATTTTGTTCTTCACTCTATCGGCATGAGCCCTAACGTGAGAAAAAACAGGAAATATGGTAATTTGAACTACGAGTGGTTCCACAAAACGCTCGACATTTCAGCACTTTCTTTCCATAAAATGATGCAAGTTGGCGAGCAACTAGGATCATTCAATGATAATGCTTCTATCGTAGGCTTGTCGTATATTGCCGCACAGAGAACCTTTTCTCACTACGCAGATATGGCACAAGCAAAGGCTCTTCTTGAGTCTATTGCTAGAAGCTACGGTGAAAAACTTGGGAAAGCTCAAGGCATCCGTGTAAACACAATTTCTCAGTCTCCAACCATCACTACTGCTGGCCAAGGAATTAAAGGTTTCCAAGAATTTTTGAAGTTTGCCGAAACTATGTCGCCGCTAGGCAATGCTTCTGCTGACGAGTGTGCCGACTACATCTTGACCTTGTTCTCTGACCTCACCAAAAAAGTGACAATGCAAAACTTGTTTCACGATGGAGGTTTCTCTTCTACAGGTTTCTCTGAAGAGCTATTCAAAGAATTGAACATTGAAATTGACTAA
- a CDS encoding NADH-quinone oxidoreductase subunit J produces the protein MNIEIVVFYLFGGLAVLSALFILFTKKILHAAFALILTLLSVAAFYVFSGADFLAAAQIMIYVGGILVLLIFGVMFTNQKDGTGLFTSSRNTFVGTLVAIVTFGLLGYIQYILTLGLENTAENTEKTTTVDVGISLMSNYVLPFEVTGVLLLVALIGASYIAGRSVIGENK, from the coding sequence ATGAATATTGAAATAGTAGTTTTTTATCTTTTCGGAGGATTAGCTGTTTTATCAGCACTATTTATTCTTTTCACAAAGAAAATCCTTCATGCTGCATTTGCCCTAATTCTTACGCTTTTATCTGTAGCAGCTTTTTATGTGTTTTCTGGAGCAGATTTTTTAGCTGCAGCTCAAATAATGATCTATGTAGGAGGGATTTTGGTGTTATTGATCTTCGGGGTGATGTTTACGAATCAGAAAGATGGGACGGGTTTGTTTACCTCAAGTAGAAATACGTTTGTAGGAACGCTCGTTGCCATAGTTACCTTTGGGCTTTTGGGATACATTCAGTACATACTTACTTTGGGCTTGGAAAATACGGCTGAAAATACAGAAAAAACAACTACAGTGGATGTAGGGATTTCTCTAATGTCAAATTATGTATTGCCGTTTGAAGTGACGGGAGTCTTATTGTTAGTTGCTCTGATTGGTGCGTCCTACATTGCAGGACGTTCGGTGATAGGTGAAAATAAGTGA